Part of the Vigna unguiculata cultivar IT97K-499-35 chromosome 3, ASM411807v1, whole genome shotgun sequence genome, GCGTCATCCGGTAATTCTCGGAATCTGCTATTTAGCCATGATAGCTTTATTCAGTTCCCTGTAAACATATTTTCGGGAGGAATATCCCCCAATAAATCTTGACACAGTTGTAGTAGGTTTCCAGAACTTCCACCGGTGACGGGTTCACCATCAATTGGCATCCCCAGTTGCAGTGAAACATCTTCCAGGGTAACAGTTGTTTCTCCGAGTGGCATGTGAAAGGTGTGAGTTTCAGCCCTCCACCTTTCACATAATGCTGTTACCATTAGGTGGTTAATCTCCATATTACTCACTTTCAGAACGTGACCAAAACCAGCTGCATCAATTACCATTCTGACCCTAGGGTCAATAAGATCTGTATGTTTTAGTATCCAGATAGAATGGCGTCATGGTCGGAGGACCCTCTCGTTTCCTTCCCAAATGTGGTTGGTGATGTGATCGTCTTGATGACGCAACACGGACAAGTTTGCTGGGAGGTTGTTGTTCTGAGCCATAATAAACTACATaaaagtttatgaaaatattaacaGAATATCATTTGAACTTAATCactaacaaaacaaacaaaaaacaaataatcataaaatttacCGAACCTGTTAGGAAAACGGaggacaaataaatttttctacgCTACAAATCCAACTACTACAGGAAGGCAATGAAGTATTCAGTGATGTGAATGTTGCACCTCATATGGATACTTAAACTACCTCACCACACTATTCACTCACATGCCTTACTTctcatttttctctctctcacgtACTCCACCACCTGTCTAAAAAATAGGACCCTATTTTCCTATACCTCCATGCACACCACCACATGGCTCCCTATGTTTGCCACTCAAACCTTCTCTTCAATAATAATCACTTTTTCAGAGAATCTCATACTATTTCTCACATTTGCAGGTAGCAGAAACATTTCCAATCAAACCATTATTGTGAATACTATCATGTACAACAAAAAAGGATGCATTATTTTCAATAGTAATGTGCAGAAGCGTGATTTAATTTGACGACAGAAGCGTGAATTTGTAATAGTATCATGGCAGGTGCAGTCCAGGAATCACGCCGAATCGAAAAAATGTAAGAAGAAAACGTGCTTGGGGGGCACGTTTTCTGAATAGAAAACGTATGGGGGGGGCACGTTTTTAAAGTAGAAAACGTGTGGGGGGGCACGTTTTCTAGTAGAAAACGTGTGGGGGTGCacgttttctaaaaaaattattttttttttccttttcacacCCCTTAACCCCTCCTTTTGCACACCAACCCACTCCAATTCTTTGTAGTAACTAAAACACTTATATATTCTACCACACTACCATtgtttctcttatcaaaagttCTCTGCATACAAGCTTCACATCTGAAATTTTCTGATCTATTTTTCGATCTAAAAAATTCGGGTCTAAACTTTCATACCAACCTGTTCAAAATGAGTTCCTGGAATTATGGAGGATCTTCTTCGTCTAATGCAATCGATGACGAACCTATCATTCCAGACATTGTCGAAGAGTTTACTTCCGATGATTTTGAGGAAGACAATGCAGACAATCAAGAAATTGTCCCGATTCCTCCTATGGATTATAATCCCTATGGGGAAGTCCAACTACAAGAACGCATGCAATTCGATTCTAAAGAGGCAACGGTGTCTGCCATCAAACATTATCACATCACTAATGGATACAGCTTCAATGTGGTAGAATCAAAACCGCATCTTTATGTTGCACGATGCATCCATTACAACAATGGATGTCAATGGCGTCTGAGGGCTAGTTATAGTAAAATCCGACATCATTGAGAAATCAAGTCCATTGATGGTACACATACGTGTTTCTCTACATTAATGTCACAAGATCACTGCAATCTAGATTCGACCCAAATTGCTtccattgtttttcatttggtCCGCACAAATCCAAGCATTCGCATCAAAAGCTTGGTCGCTGACATCAAAAGTCGTTACGGATACACAGTCACATATAGAAGAGCATAGATTGCAAAGGAGAAAGCAATAACAATGGAGTATGGTGATTGGGACCAATCTTATAATGAAGTTCCCAAATGGTTACTAGCTGCCTAACAAACCAATCCTGGGacaatttttcaactttccGGTCCTCCAGTTAATATTGATGCTGAGGATGGAAGTTCCACATACATTATGAAACGTTGCTTCTGGGCATTTGGACCTTGCATTGAAGGTTTTAAGTATTGTAAACTTGTTGTTCAAGTGGATGGAACCTTTTTAACAGGCAGATATCATGCCACCTTGCTAACTGCAATTGCTCAGGATGGAAATAGAAACATATTTCATTTGGCATTTGCAATAGTAGAAGGTGAGACAAAGGAGgcattgatttgattttttcaaCTACTACAAGAGCATGTAACTCCTCAGCCAAATCTCTGCCTAATTACTGATAGAGGCAAGGGAATTTTGTCAGCCCTACGATCGGAAGAAGTTGACTGGGAATCAGACAATCTTCACTCTGTCTACTGCATACGTCATCTGGGTTCCAACTTCAACAACCGCTTTAAAAATGCCGATCTCAAGAAACAATTCATTAACTTGGGTACGACATTTTCCTAACTTTAAATTCCAGATGCACAAAATATTTCCTATACATAatactttttcatttcattttatatttctttttcacagCTTATGAAGTCAAACAACCTACCGTGCAAGCAAAACTTTCAGCTATGAGGTCCCAATTCCCACAAACAGTAGCTTGGATTGATAAAATCCCCTTACATAAGTGGTCTCAGGCTTATGATGGGGGGCGCAGGTACATGCACATGACAACAAACTTGGCGGAGTGCATGAACTCTGTGCTTAAGGGGGCTCGCTCATTACCTATCTGTGCACTTTTGAAAATtacatttcaaaacataaatgcTTGGTTTGTTGAACGCGGCTTACAGGCAGACTCTATGTTAAGAGCTGGACATCAATATCCAGAAGATGTCACAACCTTGCTCCAACAAAATCAACAGAAATCTGCATATTGTCATGTTCAACGCTACGATCGAGATAATTCAGAATTCGAGGTGCAAGAGATATCGAGCCCCCATTACTATCGGCCAAAACCAATCTCATTCACTGTCAGATTAAACGATTGGTGGTGTGATTGTGGTCACTTCCAAGCTAGTCGATTACCCTGTCAGCACGTCATAGCTGTTTGTTCTTTTGGTCACATGccactttcaaattttatcgATCTAGTTTACACCCTTGATAACATAAATAAGGCTTATCAAGTCCAATTCCACCCCCTGCGAAATGAGGACTATTGGTCAACATATACAGGTCCTAATTTCAATCCAGACCCCCAAACTAGGCGTAAGGCTTCGGGACGACCTACAAGGACTAGGATCCATAACGAAATGGATCAACCCGTTACGGATAAGCCAAAAAAATGCTCTTATTGTCGCATTGAGGGTCATCATAGGGGACAATGTCCATTTCGCCAataatttgtacattttttatttcaattaatttaattttcaatgtttttttcttctttctacaaTGTTAAAACTAAGACAATTTTCTATGAACATTAATATTTCTTATGCCTTCATCAACTACAAGTTCAAATACTTTATTCTTTTATGGAGCAACAAAACTTTATCAAATGAGAACAAATTATTATGCTCGCCTCTGTATCCAATTCTAATTTAACaactttgtttttcaaaatttgtactgtaatcgattacaatggtattgtaatcgattacaattcACTCGAACAAAATGCATTAAccatgtaatcgattacacttcgtctgtaatcgattacattacACCCAGAAAACTGCAACACatgcagtaatcgattacagccTGCGGTAATCGATTACTCAATGAAAAACGTATTTCCCCCCCCCCCCACAATTTCATCTAAAAACGTGCACCCCCCAAACGATTTCCTTTCAATGTCGTTCCCCTCCACACGATTTCCTTTGAATGTCGTCCACCCCCCACGCGATTTCGCTCGTTGACAAAATCAGACCGAATAACGTTCGGGGATTACACGATTTCTTCTTAACGAAAACGTTCACCCCCAAAACGTTTTGCCTAGTtctgtaatttttaaaaaatttgtctaTATCCGTAATAAACCATACTCATTTGCCTAGAAGGGAAAAAAAACCGACAATTCACGTACGATCCATCATTGCCTTTTTGATTCTCATCCTTTGCAAcagtaatttataatattattagacTCATATAATACCACACGTTATTTTTCATACCCAGTAATTTACTACCTATTGATAACTTTCTCAACACAAAATATGTTTACCTGTGCATTTCCCAAGTCATCCCAGAGTCGAAGAATTGTTGTCGGGGAAGAAATGATGGCAGGGATTCTGTCTATTATCTCAATATTTTCCTCGGTTAATCTCTCAcccaaaagaaagaaagtgtGAACCATCACAATGTGCACTCCAGAGCTTACTGTCCCATAGGAAGGCTTTGCACAGACTCTTCCGCTGCACAAAAATCATCATATATTTTACATTCTATATGATCATCAAGATATCAATGTTTCATTATGATAAAATTCTCAATATGTACATATAAACCAAACTTCTTGCATATGCATGACTGAAAAATTCACATGAATCTTAGTAAACTAAGGATTTACAGTAGATATGATTTTAGGATGATGAGAGAGAACATAGATTAACAATGATGCTGTAAATAGTTTATCTGTTGCCCCTTTTTTCTCTTACAATCGCTTCCTTTCGATTGCCACAATATcttgatattaaaattgaaaatgtattTTGTAGTAGTGTTAGGGTATAGACAAGGGAAATGAGAAAAGGATAGAATTCTTAAATTTGTGGGACTCACATTATCTATGGCTGCTGACTCATTGGTTAATTTCAGATTGCAGCGATGTGCTTAAATAATCATCATACAATCCTTGTATATTATGAGATATAAGACAAACGCCATCCTTTCAAATTAAACACATTTCCTCGGAATATATAGCTTGCATTAAGTAAATTTACTTTTGTTCAAAAACATTTATCTGTTAACAGTAATGGCGTCCCatgaaattatctttttttatgttttaatttgactcatgagaaaaaaaaaactaaacataaTGAAAGTTTTGCCATggaaaagtaaaatttgaatacaatGTTGAAATCATTTGAAGGTTCAAATGGTTATTGAAAACGCCTTTGCAAGCATgccataattatttttcattccgTTGCAAACTCTATCTTTATGTCCTGAATTGTGACAGGTCCACCGTATTTTGGCACCAACGTCACCACAATGGTATCATCATCTTCAGCTTCCAAGTCTTCTAACAAATCCGTTATTCCCAGTCTAAGACAGGTTTTGACCATCTTGTTTCTGTTCATAGTATGTGACACACTCACAAAGCTTCCTGCAAACTCACTATTGCCTGGGTTGATCTCCTCTTCATCTTCGTCGTTGATAAACACATCAAACTTCAAATCTTTTTCCATATCAAACTCAATTCCATCAATCACcaacacttcttcctcttcttccttctcctccTGGCTCCTCGACAGCTTTGGCCTCTTCACAACAGTGCTTACCTTTGAATTCAAAATCAGAGGAAACGTTACACTCGTAGCCTCAGCAGCTCGTGCTGCACTAACTCCAAAACTTTCTGCAAATGCCACCTTCTTCTTAGCTTTAGCTTTAGATTTAGATGTTCTAGGCTTAGGCTTCTCGCGGAGCCATGGAATTTCAACATCTTTGTAAACATACCCCAACTTTTTGGTGTCACATGAATCTTTCACCTTTACACGCACAAGGTTCTTGTTCTCATCatagaaataaaagatagaTTCCAGCCAATCCTTATCTGTGAAATCCCTTCTCTTCCCACGTGGTAATGTTTTCCATATGTTCCACATTCTATCGACGTTGGCATGGTGAGCATAGAAAAGGGGGTCTCTTCCAGCTGAATAGAAGACTCCCAAGTCCTCACGGTGAGGCTGTCTCGGATCACCAGTCCAAACGTGAACTGGAGTATGAGGAACAGTCTCTAAGGACCCAGCACCCCCAGGTTCACCACCAGCACGATAAGGGCTTCCTAGGAAGAGCGATGGGATTTTCCCACACGAGACAACACTTTTATACATTGTAGCGAGGTTATTAGAGATTTGCTGTTTTGGACTTTGACTGGcgtctttgtttttgttgtagtcTAGGTTTACAAGAGTTGGTGGTTGATGATCAACATTCCGGCGAGGGTCATATAGAGGGGAGTTTGTATCTGTGAAAATGGAAGGGATTACCATGCCACCGTAAGGGTTGTCCCAGTTCCAATATGGAATAGAAAAATCTGGGTCATTAATCAAGCTTCCCAGTATTCTCTCATAGAAATAAAGGTACCAACGATGGAAAGGGAAGAATAGCCAGGAACCGTGGACTTTGTAGTCAAGTTCAGGGAACCCAACTTGGTGATAGGCATCATTGCAGTAAGCACAGTGGATATTAGCTTGTTGGGTGAAACTACGAGGGTCATCAGGAGGAAGGGCTTTCATCTTACTCAGAGCTTTCTGATACTTGGCTACGTAGGTATCATCCACATACTGAGCAGCTGGTCTAACCCTAGGGGTTCTTCTGGGTCGTGGAAACTTGAAATCTATGATGTTTGAATATTTTGGAGGGCAACAATTGGTGGGTGGTACATCTGATGGTAACTCCGGTAGGCCACAACCTTTGAGGTTAGGGGAAGTTGGAGCAGCAATGGCGAAAGGATTGTCTGCAAGAGTGGAAGCACCGTACAGTCCTCCAAACCCAATCAGAACGTTCCTCCTATTGTGTGATGCTTTTGGTTCTTCATTTGGTACATTGTGGTTGGTGTGGCATGAGACTTTGTAGAGATGGTGGCGTTTTGGTTTGCGATGTTTGGTGAGGTGTgggaaggaagaagaagatgatgaagaaagGGGAATGGGGAGTGATGTAATGGAGATACAAGGCATGATGTTGATCTTCTTCTGACTCCAACTCATCTACCACATATCCTTTTTATGGTCACATTGCAACAACCTTGCTCTTGCCCAGATAAAAAAACggattattaagatattttccCAACCATCACATCAAATAATAACTCAAACcaaataatgtaataatgtAAGTTTAGAATACATAAAtaggaaaattatattttggaaaaaaaattttcaaagttgACAAAATTACtagaattaaaatagattatcattttattttttaactaaaataaaataataaaataatatttttttaacttaaattgataatttgtcaaaaatttgttagaaaaaactttgttaacCTATCTTTTCCCTACATAAATATGTGTATCTATAGTAGGTTTTATAAGGGTAATTTaggtttaaagtttttttttttttttatagatttgttgtttcttttaaaatgtaCCGGTTATTTCAGatgatttattaaaaatctaccatcaaatagaaaagaaaacagattttaaatatataaatacaaacttAAATTAACCTAAGTGAATAATGTTTTTtgtttggaaaatatttttttactacaattttttctgaaaatcttaggtattattttttaaatgattttccatttttttatttttctatttttaatattctaaaactACTTAAACAATACCacagtaaaataaaattgtcaaacTATAATAATGATATCTTTTGTTTTACATATCACCACATACTTAAAACCTTATCCTCTACGAAGAACAGTcgtttcaaattatttaactatttcCTATACGTCTGATATGAAAAgacaaaatttaacattaaaattcttacacgtgaaataatttgatacacgtgtatatatgtatataataattttattggcCAATATAGTATTGAAATGTTGAAATACTTTGCAATgtagaacaataataattatacaacTATTTTACATAATCTTCGTCGacattataatttcaaatatccACGTTATATACAACTATTGAAATTTAAGTTTATgctttttatttgtaataaaattataatttccattttccatttacaattacttttattatattataaattttttaaatttgtatattacttataattaaaaaattattatatttctattttaaatgttctaattttataaaataatattttttaattaatcatcTTTCGATTTTAATTTATAGTCGTTCTTATCTAATTTTAAgcttaattaatttgatatttttaattgagtttttattaaaaaatattatattgaatactctaatttcattaatttgatCTTATTCTATACAATCTCCTCTCACTCAGAAGCTAACTAattctttctctctcaaaaTACAAACATACTAATAAGTGAATTTGACCAAGAGGAAATGAGTGAGATAATCTCAACAATGAAAtacttaaacaaaaaatataaaatatttttaacattcagtagaataaaatattttaatagaactCGATTGAGAAAAACTAAACTTTATTTAAtagattattttcaaaatcaaaacttttttaaaaaaatttgaactccattctataatcaattaaaaatttgttagacaaaaaataattcaaaaaatagaaatgttGAAAAATCAAGCTAGCTTCGAATAGTGtgatgtaacatcccaattgaatattacaaatttaaataataaaataaagaattaataaataGATCTCATTTATTGAAATGTCAATTCTCGAAAAcgcggaaaatttaaaactttatttcaatgACAAATACTCTTAAATTCATACTTAtagaatttcaaataaaatattcaaatttgataatataaaa contains:
- the LOC114178711 gene encoding polyphenol oxidase, chloroplastic-like, producing the protein MSWSQKKINIMPCISITSLPIPLSSSSSSSFPHLTKHRKPKRHHLYKVSCHTNHNVPNEEPKASHNRRNVLIGFGGLYGASTLADNPFAIAAPTSPNLKGCGLPELPSDVPPTNCCPPKYSNIIDFKFPRPRRTPRVRPAAQYVDDTYVAKYQKALSKMKALPPDDPRSFTQQANIHCAYCNDAYHQVGFPELDYKVHGSWLFFPFHRWYLYFYERILGSLINDPDFSIPYWNWDNPYGGMVIPSIFTDTNSPLYDPRRNVDHQPPTLVNLDYNKNKDASQSPKQQISNNLATMYKSVVSCGKIPSLFLGSPYRAGGEPGGAGSLETVPHTPVHVWTGDPRQPHREDLGVFYSAGRDPLFYAHHANVDRMWNIWKTLPRGKRRDFTDKDWLESIFYFYDENKNLVRVKVKDSCDTKKLGYVYKDVEIPWLREKPKPRTSKSKAKAKKKVAFAESFGVSAARAAEATSVTFPLILNSKVSTVVKRPKLSRSQEEKEEEEEVLVIDGIEFDMEKDLKFDVFINDEDEEEINPGNSEFAGSFVSVSHTMNRNKMVKTCLRLGITDLLEDLEAEDDDTIVVTLVPKYGGPVTIQDIKIEFATE